In Solanum pennellii chromosome 3, SPENNV200, a single window of DNA contains:
- the LOC107013742 gene encoding FCS-Like Zinc finger 17-like encodes MGPKSVAVGLKILINQKKICQGKAAAPNNVLIMYSSRFTKVKPIFHTNPTQSISIQHNNCCFLKYCFLCNKTLRLDKEVYMYKGDLGFCSVECRNRQIYLDEIKELETCTKNMLRSFRRCGDDNRRRCSETSALLEEYNQRRNPIAYSKKNTRPIFTLS; translated from the exons atgggtCCAAAATCAGTTGCTGTTGGGCTAAAGATTCTAATTAATCAGAAGAAGATTTGTCAAGGCAAAGCAGCTGCTCCtaataatgttttaattatgtatagTTCAAGATTCACCAAAGTGAAACCCATCTTCCACACAAATCCTACTCAATCTATCAGTATTCAACATAATAATTGTTGCTTCCTCAAATATTGTTTCCTTTGCAATAAGACCTTGAGACTCGACAAAGAAGTTTACATGTACAA GGGTGATCTTGGATTTTGCAGTGTAGAGTGTAGAAACAGGCAGatttatttggatgaaataaaagaaCTTGAGACTTGTACTAAAAATATGTTACGATCTTTTCGCCGATGTGGAGACGATAACCGCCGGCGGTGTAGTGAGACTTCGGCTCTACTGGAGGAATACAATCAACGGCGAAATCCCATAGCATATTCTAAGAAAAATACTCGACCTATATTCACATTATCATAA
- the LOC114076354 gene encoding probable E3 ubiquitin-protein ligase RNF144A, which translates to MEELDCVDEFYFSVLFDYEEPLFPISDEMYAEELQLQEALYSGATVSVYNEFKRVKRECSGTFCSICTNNKLANEMFATGNCSHSFCVNCVTKYVTRKIVQENVSVIKCPDIACKAIIKPKFWREIVPKQVLDQLEKNTLFLGSIKLHCPYKDCSAILVDDGSENVIDSLCPNCGRLFCARCNVSWHEGLECKDFQRLGRLNDRGKGDVMLMGIAKNKKWRECPKCKCYVEKGDGCFQLTCRCGHDFCYRCGMGHKSQHICPST; encoded by the exons atgGAAGAATTAGACTGTGTGGACGAATTCTATTTCTCAGTATTATTTGATTACGAAGAACCATTGTTCCCAATTTCAGATGAAATGTATGCTGAGGAATTGCAATTGCAAGAGGCCTTATATTCGGGAGCCACAGTTTCAGTATACAATGAGTTTAAAAGAGTAAAGAGAGAATGTTCCGGTACATTTTGCAGTATCTGCACAAACAACAAACTCGCAAACGAAATGTTCGCCACTGGAAATTGTTCACATTCTTTCTGTGTTAATTGTGTCACCAAATATGTGACTAGAAAAATCGTACAAGAAAATGTTAGCGTTATCAAGTGTCCCGATATTGCTTGTAAGGCCATAATTAAACCCAAGTTCTGGAGAGAAATTGTTCCTAAGCAAGTGTTGGATCAATTGGAAAAAAATACTCTGTTTTTGGGTTCAATAAAATTGCACTGTCCTTATAAGGACTGTTCAGCTATATTGGTTGATGATGGGAGTGAGAATGTGATTGACTCTCTGTGTCCTAATTGTGGTCGATTGTTCTGTGCTCGGTGTAATGTCTCGTGGCACGAGGGATTGGAGTGCAAGGATTTTCAGCGTTTGGGCAGATTAAACGATAGAGGGAAGGGAGATGTAATGCTGATGGGAATTGCTAAGAACAAGAAATGGAGGGAATGTCCAAAGTGCAAGTGTTATGTTGAAAAGGGTGACGGCTGCTTCCAACTAACTTGCAG GTGTGGACATGATTTTTGCTACCGCTGTGGAATGGGCCACAAATCTCAACATATTTGTCCTTCAACTTAA